The region TATTTAATTCAGAAGCTGTTGTCCAATTAAGAATAACTTTATCAAAATTACATTTACCTGTAAAAGAAATTAATTCGACTGGAATAGGCCCACCACCTCCATTTTCCGTAGATAAGATAATTCCATTATTACCGGTTATCCAGCCATTATTCTTATCAAACATATTTAAACCATAAAAGCTGTCGTCTGAGATTGGACTATACTGTGCATACCAATTTATTCCGCTATTTGTAGTATGCAGAATAGCACCTGTAAAACCAACTGCCCAGCCGGTTGAATCATCAATAAAATCAACATCTCTTAAATGCTGCAAAGTCCCTGAATTTTGTAACATCCAGGTAAGTCCACCATTATTAGTTTTCAAAATACAACCATTTTCACCGACTGCCCAGCCAACTAAGTTATTTATAAACTCAATATCAAAAATTTTTGAGTAATTGCCTGTATAATAATACTGCCAGGTTAAGCCTCCATCTAGTGTTTTTTTTATATAGCCTGAAGAACCATCTCCGCACCAGCCAACATTTGGGTTAATAAAATAAACAGCCCAAGTCCATTCAAAGGAGATAAAAGATTCCTGCCAGATATTTCCTCCATTAAGTGTTCTTAGAAAAATACCCGCACTACCGACAGCCCATCCAAAACTTTCATTTATAAATTGAATTCGATGTAATGTATTATCATCAGAATAATATTGGAAATACCAATTTATACCACCATCTGTAGTTGCTATAATGTAACCGGATTGGTAAGGATTATAAGTATAAATTGTTGCCCATCCTTTTAATGAATCAATAAAATAAATTGAATGCACATTGTATTTAAGACCAATTGAACAGTCCAGCCAATCTAAACCGCCATTTGTTGTTTTGACGATACATCCTTCATCGCCGCCAGCCCATCCTAAGTTCTGGTCAAGGAAAAAAACTGTAAGAAATCTTTGGTTAGTTCCGGAATTCTGCAGCACCCACTGTGAGTTAGCAGATGAAAAGAAGAATAGTAAAAACAAAATGAATATTATTAATGATCTCATTTGATTTCTCTCATTGTAAATCAATTTTTGAAGCAGACCCTTTGTTAAACTAGATTAAATTAAATTTAATATCAACTATTACAAACTTACTTTAGTATATTTCTAATCAATAAGTATATTTTTTTTGGTAATCTTGAACAAGAAACTTAGATTTTGTTTTATTCCATACTTGTATTTCAAAGAAAAGATTTACTGGTTAAAAGCCAATAAAGACAATTTAATTGGAAAAGACTTCTACCATTTTGGAAAAACAATAGCCAGGAAACTGTTGGCTAAGGCAGTCATTTCTCCAAAACTACTTTTTAATCCCGTTTCTATTGTTCGATATTTTGAATTTGATTTTGCTTTAAAAAACCTGACCAAATATTCTCTTTCAAATAAGAAGGTTCTTGATATATCTTCACCATACCTTTTTGGTTTTTATTGTGCTTCTAATTTCGATACAGATTATACATATCTAAATCCGGATACAAATGATTTAAATCTCGTAAAAAAATACTCACAGAAAATATTAAACAAACACAATTTTAAAACAGGAACTGGTGATGCTGCCAAATTAAATTATGCAAATAATTCTTTTGATGCAGTAATATCTATTAGTGTAATTGAACATATTGACAACAATGGCGATATGACTGCTATTAAGGAAATGATGCGAATCCTTAAAAAAGATGGGATTCTGATTTTAACTTTTCCTGTTTCAAAATCATTTGTAATAGAGTATTCTGAGAGCGATACTTACGGATTAAAAGTTAATCAGATTAATGATAAATATTTCTTTCAAAGAGTTTATGATGAGAAATCTATAAAAGAAAGATTGTTAAATAATATTCAGGACTTCACTATTTTAGAGCAGCAGATTTTTGGTGAAATAGAACAAGGTTTTTACAGCAAATATTCTGACCGATGGAAAAAGAAAGGATTATTGGAAACAGTTAAAGATCCCTATTACATCTCGAAATTTTTTGATTACTTGGTTTCCTTTAATGAAATAAAAGAATCCGCAGTTTTAGGAATAGCACTTAGGAAAGATAAATGAGTTTTAAATATCCGGTATATCAACCCTCGCTTGGCAACAAAGAAAAAGAGAATGTGTTAGAATGCCTTAATTCGACCTGGATTTCTTCAAAAGGTAAATTTATTACACAGTTTGAAAACTCCTTTTCAGATTACATAGGAATTAAACACTCTGCGGCAGTTTGCAATGGAACTGTTGCTATTCACCTCGCACTTTTAGCATTGGGAATTGGTGAGAATGACGAAGTGATTGTTCCTTCTTTTACTTATATAGCTTCTGTAAATGCAATTAAATATACGGGTGCAAAACCCGTTTTTGTAGATTCTGATTTAACAACTTGGCAGCTTGATCCAGCAAAGATCGAGGAAAAAATTACAAAGAATACTAAAGCTATAATGGCTGTTCATCTTTATGGGCAGCCTTGTGAAATGGATATTATTATAAATATAGCAGCAAAGCAAAAGTTATTTATTATTGAGGATTGTGCAGAAGCTTTTGGAAGTTTATATAAAGGCAGACACGTTGGCTCTATCGGTGATATCTCTACATTTAGTTTCTTTGGAAATAAAACTATCACTACTGGTGAAGGCGGGATGGTCGTTACAAATAATCAATCATTGATTGAAAAAGTAATACATCTTAAAGGACAGGGTTTAGCAAAAAACCGGGAATATTATCACGATATAATTGGTTATAATTACAGAATGACAAATATCTGTGCAGCAATCGGCTTAGCTCAATTAGAACGAGCAGATGAACTTATTAAAAAGAAAATACAAATTGCAAAATGGTATGAAGAAAAATTGAAGAACTTGCCGGTAATTTTCCATTCTCAAATTGGAAATGTCAGGCACTCATTCTGGATGATTTCTATCTTATTAAATAATTCCTCAGAGAGAGATAAAGTAAGAGAATATCTTAGATCAAATGAGATAGAAACCCGTCCAACTTTTCATCCTGTTCATCTAATGCCTATGTATTTTGTAAGAGAATTTTCTCTTCCGGTTGCTGAAGAACTTGGAAGCCGTGGAATAAACCTTCCAAGTTATCCTGATCTTAATGAAAACGATGTTGACTACATTTGTAATATGATTAAAAGATTTTTCAAATGATTCCATCAGAAGTTGAAATAAGAAAAATTAACATAGCTCAGTCAAAGGAACTATCTGACTTACTTTTACAATCTGATAGAGAATATTCTAAGTATTTTATTCCGTTTGAATTTGATATTGAAAGTGTTTCAAAAGTATTGGAAAAAGCGGTTAAAGATATGTATTACGGAATTTATGTTAATAGTATTCTTGTTGGTTTTTATATGCTTCGTGGATGGGATGCCGGTTATGGCATTCCCTCTTATGGAGTCTGGATTGCAGAGAACTTTTCTTCAAAAGGATTATCAAAATTAACACTTCATCATGCAATTTCGATTTGCAGAATCAATAAAGTAAAAAAACTGATGTTAAAGGTTCATCCTGATAATATTATTGCAAAAAAGATATATGAAGATTTTGGATTTACTTTTAGTGGTGTAGATGAAAAAATTGGACATCTTGTTTACTACAAAAATATAAAGTAGATGCGAATAGGTTTTTACATACATCACTCAATGCTTAAAGCTGGTGGAATTTTTACATACTCTATTGGAATACTGAGACTGCTACTTAAATCTGATGAGATAAAATCAATTGTATTATTTACCTCACCCGAAGTTAAAAAAAATCTGACTGAGTTTGATAATAAAAGCAAGATTGAATTCAGTATCCTGAATAGAAACTCTTTTTTTACCAAAATTAGATTTGCATTATCTTATTTTTTATTTGATACATACACGGTTTACAACAAATACTCCTCTGGAAATAAGTTCCTGAACTTTCTAAAAAAATTCTCAATAAGTATAAATCCGTATAATTCACTTTTAAAAAAATCCGGGATCTCATTATTTCATGTTCCAATTCAGTATTCACCGATTTATGGAACGAAGATTCCTGTAATTATTACAATGCATGATCTTCAGGAATTTCATTTTCCGGGAAACTTCTGCTCTGCTGAGAGAATACACAGAGCGATAAACAACCATAAAGCAATGTATGAAACAGATAAAATAATAGTTTCCTTTGAGCATATAAAAAAAGACATAATAAATTTTTACAAAGTCCCTGAGAATAAAATTAATGTATGTCCCCCGCCGTTTTCCGAAAATTGGTTTACAACAAAAAAGGAAACTGATTGGCAATCGCTAGAAAAGAAATATTCTATCTCCAAAAAATATTTGCTCTACCCCGCTGCAACATGGTCTCATAAAAATCATATTAGATTATTAGAAGCTGTAAGGATTGTCAATGAAAGGATTCCTGATATAAAATTAATCTGCACAGGTAACAAAACTGATTATTTCTCTGTTATTGAAAAGAAGATTTATGAGCTAAAGCTTGAAAAGTTTGTTAAGTTTTTAGGAATAGTTCCTGAAGAGGATTTGATTGGATTATACAAAAACACATCTCTTGTTGTTATTCCAACATTATACGAAGCTGGAAGCGGACCTCTTTATGAAGCAATGAGATATGAGGTTCCTGTAATCTGTGCAAATACCACTTCACTTCCCGAAACAATTGCCGATAAACGGTTTATTTTTAATCCAGACGATGAAGTATCATTGAGCAATCTAATTGTCGAAATGATTTCTAACAAAGAATTATTCCAAGAAAATTTGATTAATTCAAGAAATCGGATGATTGAACTTAGTAAAATTGACTATTTCAAAAATTTTAGAAGAATTTATAATCATTTTATTAAGTGATTAAATGCTTTTTTATATCCATTTATTACAGTATTTATATTTACTTCATTTTCTATGACTTTTACAGATTGTCTTCCAAATTCCTTAATCATATTTTCATCTGATAATAATATGGTTAGTTTACTCAGTAAGTCTTCATAATTGCCATTTGAAAAAATAAATCCATTCTTTCCATTTTTCACAAGTTTGCGCTCTGTTCCATCGCAAATCGAACAAATCACTGGTTTACCATATGTCATCGCTTCATTTATTGAGAGACCACCCATGCCACCTAAAACATATACACCACTAGCGAGAAAATATTTCGCTAGTAGAATTGAGTCATAAATTGATCCAACAAATTTTACTTTATTAAGAATATCCAACTCTTTAACTAACAACTTTAGTTTCTCATTTTCTGGGCCATCCCCGATTATAATTAGTTCAATTTGTGGAAAACTATTTCTTAAATCGTTAACTGCTCTAATTAGAAAATCTACTCTTTTCCATTTTACTAATCTTCCTACATGAATCAATCTTTGATAATTGTAAGTTAGAATTGGTTCCGAAGAGAGTGCTTGGTTTTTAACGACCTTAAGCAATTCAGTATCAGGTGAATTATATGATACAAATATTTTTTCTTTAGATACGCCAAATGTTTTTAATAATTTGTATGAATCTTCAGTATAAGTGATTATTCCATCTGCAATCCTATAATAAATTGACCGAATAATTGCTATAAAAAAATTAGAAATTTTTCTTTTAAATGATTTATCAATTAATTCAAGATTTTCATTTATAAATTCTGTGGACTTAAATTTTATAGCATCATAAAAGGGCTGAACCTGAAAGGGAATTTCTTTGAAAAGTATTTTTATTTTGTTTTTTTTTATATGAAATGTTAAAAACAGATTAAACACTAGTTCCAAAACAAATGGCCAACCAAGAACAATAATATTAGGCTTCTCTTTTTCCAATATTAATTTAAAATTCTGAAAAAAAGTTTTATTATAATATCTCTTAACCTCCTTTTCGAAATACATTTTAAAATTAGCTCCACTTTCGGTTAGATATACGCCAGCACCAACATTACTTGATAATTGACCAGCAGATATAGTAATAACTTCAACATTTTCAAGATTATTTATTTTATTTAAAATAGGAATAACATAATGTGTTAAACCATTTAATAAAAAAAGAACTTTCATAGCATTAAATTTCAAGACAATTATTGTATTTATAAAATACAGATGTACAATTATTATGTGGCGTTACTGGTGATATCCCTATAAAATCGATTTTCTTAAATCCTCTATCTTTCAAATGATTAATACCCTCCAGATATTTAGGCAAATCCGCATTATCAAAAATTATTACTCCATCTTCAGTTAAAGAATCTAATGAACATTTAATACAGTTAACTCTATCCCGTCCATCAATAATAATTAAATTAAATTTTGTATTCTCTGCATTAACAGACCGGCAATATTCTCCATTATAATCTAATCCTTTAAAAATAATATGAGCATTTTGGGGCAGTTTAGATGATATAAAGTTAAACCATTCTTTATCGCTTTTAACAGCAACTATATTTTTCACCCGGTTTGAGTACCAAAGTGTTGAATTTCCACTTCCAAACTCAAATACAGTAAAATTCTTTTTCAACCTTGGTTCAATAAATTTGATAAATGAATAGGTGCACCAAGGTATAGGCTTATTATTAATATCAACTGATTGTTTT is a window of Ignavibacterium sp. DNA encoding:
- a CDS encoding GNAT family N-acetyltransferase, encoding MIPSEVEIRKINIAQSKELSDLLLQSDREYSKYFIPFEFDIESVSKVLEKAVKDMYYGIYVNSILVGFYMLRGWDAGYGIPSYGVWIAENFSSKGLSKLTLHHAISICRINKVKKLMLKVHPDNIIAKKIYEDFGFTFSGVDEKIGHLVYYKNIK
- a CDS encoding class I SAM-dependent methyltransferase; its protein translation is MNKKLRFCFIPYLYFKEKIYWLKANKDNLIGKDFYHFGKTIARKLLAKAVISPKLLFNPVSIVRYFEFDFALKNLTKYSLSNKKVLDISSPYLFGFYCASNFDTDYTYLNPDTNDLNLVKKYSQKILNKHNFKTGTGDAAKLNYANNSFDAVISISVIEHIDNNGDMTAIKEMMRILKKDGILILTFPVSKSFVIEYSESDTYGLKVNQINDKYFFQRVYDEKSIKERLLNNIQDFTILEQQIFGEIEQGFYSKYSDRWKKKGLLETVKDPYYISKFFDYLVSFNEIKESAVLGIALRKDK
- a CDS encoding YCF48-related protein, which translates into the protein MRSLIIFILFLLFFFSSANSQWVLQNSGTNQRFLTVFFLDQNLGWAGGDEGCIVKTTNGGLDWLDCSIGLKYNVHSIYFIDSLKGWATIYTYNPYQSGYIIATTDGGINWYFQYYSDDNTLHRIQFINESFGWAVGSAGIFLRTLNGGNIWQESFISFEWTWAVYFINPNVGWCGDGSSGYIKKTLDGGLTWQYYYTGNYSKIFDIEFINNLVGWAVGENGCILKTNNGGLTWMLQNSGTLQHLRDVDFIDDSTGWAVGFTGAILHTTNSGINWYAQYSPISDDSFYGLNMFDKNNGWITGNNGIILSTENGGGGPIPVELISFTGKCNFDKVILNWTTASELNNSGFVIERRIDKINWTPIGFVKGSGTTTETNKYTFIDSIGNTSSNKYFYRLKQIDFNGVFNYSDEIEVDVKIWFTK
- a CDS encoding glycosyltransferase family 1 protein; the protein is MRIGFYIHHSMLKAGGIFTYSIGILRLLLKSDEIKSIVLFTSPEVKKNLTEFDNKSKIEFSILNRNSFFTKIRFALSYFLFDTYTVYNKYSSGNKFLNFLKKFSISINPYNSLLKKSGISLFHVPIQYSPIYGTKIPVIITMHDLQEFHFPGNFCSAERIHRAINNHKAMYETDKIIVSFEHIKKDIINFYKVPENKINVCPPPFSENWFTTKKETDWQSLEKKYSISKKYLLYPAATWSHKNHIRLLEAVRIVNERIPDIKLICTGNKTDYFSVIEKKIYELKLEKFVKFLGIVPEEDLIGLYKNTSLVVIPTLYEAGSGPLYEAMRYEVPVICANTTSLPETIADKRFIFNPDDEVSLSNLIVEMISNKELFQENLINSRNRMIELSKIDYFKNFRRIYNHFIK
- a CDS encoding DegT/DnrJ/EryC1/StrS family aminotransferase; this encodes MSFKYPVYQPSLGNKEKENVLECLNSTWISSKGKFITQFENSFSDYIGIKHSAAVCNGTVAIHLALLALGIGENDEVIVPSFTYIASVNAIKYTGAKPVFVDSDLTTWQLDPAKIEEKITKNTKAIMAVHLYGQPCEMDIIINIAAKQKLFIIEDCAEAFGSLYKGRHVGSIGDISTFSFFGNKTITTGEGGMVVTNNQSLIEKVIHLKGQGLAKNREYYHDIIGYNYRMTNICAAIGLAQLERADELIKKKIQIAKWYEEKLKNLPVIFHSQIGNVRHSFWMISILLNNSSERDKVREYLRSNEIETRPTFHPVHLMPMYFVREFSLPVAEELGSRGINLPSYPDLNENDVDYICNMIKRFFK
- a CDS encoding glycosyltransferase — protein: MKVLFLLNGLTHYVIPILNKINNLENVEVITISAGQLSSNVGAGVYLTESGANFKMYFEKEVKRYYNKTFFQNFKLILEKEKPNIIVLGWPFVLELVFNLFLTFHIKKNKIKILFKEIPFQVQPFYDAIKFKSTEFINENLELIDKSFKRKISNFFIAIIRSIYYRIADGIITYTEDSYKLLKTFGVSKEKIFVSYNSPDTELLKVVKNQALSSEPILTYNYQRLIHVGRLVKWKRVDFLIRAVNDLRNSFPQIELIIIGDGPENEKLKLLVKELDILNKVKFVGSIYDSILLAKYFLASGVYVLGGMGGLSINEAMTYGKPVICSICDGTERKLVKNGKNGFIFSNGNYEDLLSKLTILLSDENMIKEFGRQSVKVIENEVNINTVINGYKKAFNHLIK